A genomic segment from Spinacia oleracea cultivar Varoflay chromosome 3, BTI_SOV_V1, whole genome shotgun sequence encodes:
- the LOC130469081 gene encoding uncharacterized protein, which yields MHEFLPTLIPKSVSTCSKILVPVQDERNWFLLVVDMIEKKTYMIDPLSRVRNRHHDALKRMMQEVGKCLSSNRQNGPFSTIDKYMLIKRRITTDLHSCDSGVFVIRMMDIINLTLRGETFSKHKFPPLDMDVEDWRLKMVVRLIRSKNNSIKDKVIQNAIRGS from the exons ATGCACGAATTTCTGCCTACTTTAATTCCAAAATCAGTGTCAACCTGTAGCAAG ATTTTGGTACCGGTTCAAGATGAGCGTAATTGGTTCCTGCTGGTAGTTGACATGATAGAGAAGAAAACATATATGATCGACCCTCTCAGTAGAGTACGGAACAGACATCATGACGCTCTGAAAAGAATG ATGCAAGAAGTTGGAAAGTGTCTTTCCTCAAATAGGCAGAATGGGCCTTTCAGTACAATAGACAAGTACATGCTGATAAAGCGCAGGATTACAACAGATCTACACTC ATGCGACAGTGGTGTATTTGTGATTCGAATGATGGACATTATTAATCTTACACTCAGGGGAGAAACTTTCAGCAAACATAAATTCCCGCCTCTTGATATG GATGTAGAAGACTGGCGTTTGAAGATGGTGGTGCGCCTCATTCGCAGTAAGAATAATTCAATT